The DNA segment ATGGCTGTTGGAGACATTATGCGGCTTATAAGTCGCATCGCTGTTCTTCACGCCTGCGACGAGCCCCTCGGCCATCTCCCGTATTCCCTCGAGAAATGGACCCGGCTTGCCCTGTCCGCGGGCGATCCGCTCCAGCTCAGCCTCCCATTTCGCCGTCAGATCCGGCGAGCGCAGATCGCTGGGAGCCAGCTCGATCAACTGCTTCCCTTTGCCTGTCGGATGCAGCAGATTCCCCTGCCGCTCAATCGTATCCGAGCTGACCAGCTTCTCAATAATGTCCGCACGCGTAGCTGGTGTCCCCAAACCATGCTTCTCCATCTGCGTCAACAGTGCGGCTTCGCTATATCGCTTTGGCGGCTGCGTGCGCCCGCCCTGAATGCGGCAGCGCTTTACCGTTACGCTCTCTCCTTCATGCAGCACCGGCAAAGATGCACTGCCTGTTTCAGAGGAGTCGTCATCCTCATCCTCTTCATCCATAGCCTGCCCGTCATAGACGGCCCGCCAGCCGCTATCCTTCATCGTCGTACCTTTGGCATGAAGAGTCTCCCCGGCCACCTCCAAAGTAACAGCAACATTGTCAAAACGAGCCGCTGGATAGAAAAGACTGATGAACCGCCTTACAATCAAATCATATAACTTGCGCTCGTCCGCACCAAGTTCATTCAGCAGCACCGTCTGCTCAGTCGGAATGATTGCGTGATGATCAGTAACCTTGCTGTCATCGATGATTCGTTTACTCAACGGGAGCGGCTTGCGCAGCAATGGCCTTGCCAGCGAGGCATAATGGCCAACGGCTACGCTTGTCAATCTCTCCTTCAGCGTGTCCTTCATATCAGACGTCAGATAACGTGAATCCGTCCGCGGATAAGTGACAAGCTTATGCTGCTCGTACAGCCGCTGCAATACATTCGATGTCTGCTTGGCAGAAAACCCGAGCAATCGGTTCGCATCCCGCTGTAGCTCCGTCAAATCATAAGCCAAAGGATGCGGCACGTTCTTCTCACTCTTCTTCAGCTTCACGATCTTACCGCTACGGCCATCGAGCTTCCCTTGAAGCTGCTTCACCTTCTCCGGGTCAAAAATCCGCGAATCGTTATTCGCCCCCCGCCATACCGCCTCAAATGAACCCAAATCAACGCGCAGCGTGCTGTATTCCTCCGATCGGAAAGAGAGGATTTCTCTCTCCCGCTGCATAATCATACCTAGCGTCGGGGTCTGTACACGTCCCGCGGATAGCGGTGAGCCGAATTTGGTGGTAAGCGCCCGGGTAACGTTCAATCCGATCATCCAGTCCGCCTCGGCCCGACATCTTGCTGATTGATACAGCCGATCGTATTGATTTCCCGGCTTAAGCGAAGCAAAGCCCTCTTTAATCGCCTTATCCGTCTGCGAGGAGATCCACAGCCGCTGAAACGGCTTGTTCCATCTCGCCATGTCCATGATCCAGCGGGCCAGCAGTTCCCCCTCGCGGGCAGCATCCGTTGCAATGATCAAGGATTTAATATCCTGCCTTCTCATCAGCTGCTGTACGGCCTTGAACTGATGACTGCTCTCGCGAAGCACCTTCAGCTTCATTTTTCCAGGCAAAATCGGCAGATCCTCCAAGGACCAGGAACGGAACTTGGCATCGTAATCCTCTGGCTCGGCGAGTCCAACCAAATGGCCCAGTGCCCAGGTCACGACATATTTAGGCCCTTCCATATAACTTTTATGCTTATCGCGGCAGCCCATCACTCGCGCAATTTCCCGAGCTACGGACGGCTTCTCCGCTAGTACTAATATTTTCATGGGTCACAGATGCACTCCTTTCAGAGTTCATTATAACATCTGCAGGAGGGGGGGACGAAATCACACCAGGATAATAACGACCCGGATCATGTCCTTCTATGTCTATTATGTCTAACACCTTCGAAAGCAACAGCACGAACGGGATAAAAATATTTTTTGATGCACAGTATATCTTTCAACAGTAGGTAGGCATGGCAGTCAACCTGCCGCCGCGACAAACGTCCTGACCAAAAATAATTAACTCAAAGGGAGCAACTACTGAATCGAAGTGAAGATGCCACTGTGCCAGGAGATAAGCAAAAGGGGATAAGGTGAATGGACCACTAGAATTGTAAACAACCGCTTAAAACATTTAATTTAAGCAAATTAAATTTTCAACAAAGCTATACACCGAAGTCAAATTAATATATATTGTAACCAGGTACTAACACCTGATGATAATATCTGATTATAGCACTTGGTAACAACCTTGTGATAACCTTGGTGATCAAACCAAACTACATTCTAGATTTTCATATAACGACAGCAGCGTACGTCTCTTCACAAACCTATTTCGATAATAAAGGAGTGGTTCAATTGACTACTGAATCCAAATCACGGATTACGGCCATCGGCACTTATGTTCCTGAGAAAATTCTAACAAATGAAGATCTGGAAAAAATGGTTGAGACGAATGACGAGTGGATCGTCCAGCGGACAGGAATTCAAAAACGTCACATTGCTGCAGACGATGAATTTACCTCCGATTTGTGCATTCAGGCCGTCAAGCAGCTTCGTGACACCTACAACGTATCGCTGGAGGATGTCGATCTTATTCTCGTAGCCACATCAACTCCCGATTACCCTTTTCCCAGCGTAGCATGCAAAATCCAGGAACACTTCGCAGTGGCTAGCACCGGGGCCGTCGATCTAAATGCAACATGCGCAGGCTTCTCTTATGCCCTTCATATGGCCAATGGACTGATCACTTCAGGACTGCATAGGAAAGTGCTCGTGGTCGCAGGCGAAACGATGAGCAAGATTACAGATTATAATGATCGCAGTACATGTATTCTATTTGGCGATGGGGCTGGGGCTGTTCTTGTCGAGCGGAGTGATGCGGAAGCCGGCTGTTTCGAGGCCTTCGTCATGGGTACGCAGGGAGCTGGAGGAATCAGCGTATATCGTTCCGGACTTTCTAGAATGATGAACGGCCAAGCGTTGGATGGTCACGGTAAAATTGTGCAGAATGGACGCGAAGTATTCAAGTGGGCGGTACGCACCGTGACTGCCGGGATCGAGCAGCTGCTTGAGCAGGCTAATGTAAGCCGGGAGCAAATCGACTGGTTCATTCCGCACAGCGCCAATTTGCGCATGATTGAATCCATTTGCGAGAAAGCGAATATCCCTTTAGGCAAGACGCTGCAAAGTGTGCAGCACATGGGCAATACCTCTTCGGCCTCGATCCCGCTTGCCCTACAGGCAGGAATCGATTCCGGTCAGTTGAAGACCGGTGACAGGCTGCTTATTTACGGCTTCGGCAGTGGCCTGACTCATGCCGGACTTGTTGTGCGATGGGGTGTGTCCGCTATATAATTGGCAAGATGAACAACCAGAGAAGGAGAGCAGCGATGGCACAGCTATTTTTCAA comes from the Paenibacillus lentus genome and includes:
- a CDS encoding DNA topoisomerase III, yielding MKILVLAEKPSVAREIARVMGCRDKHKSYMEGPKYVVTWALGHLVGLAEPEDYDAKFRSWSLEDLPILPGKMKLKVLRESSHQFKAVQQLMRRQDIKSLIIATDAAREGELLARWIMDMARWNKPFQRLWISSQTDKAIKEGFASLKPGNQYDRLYQSARCRAEADWMIGLNVTRALTTKFGSPLSAGRVQTPTLGMIMQREREILSFRSEEYSTLRVDLGSFEAVWRGANNDSRIFDPEKVKQLQGKLDGRSGKIVKLKKSEKNVPHPLAYDLTELQRDANRLLGFSAKQTSNVLQRLYEQHKLVTYPRTDSRYLTSDMKDTLKERLTSVAVGHYASLARPLLRKPLPLSKRIIDDSKVTDHHAIIPTEQTVLLNELGADERKLYDLIVRRFISLFYPAARFDNVAVTLEVAGETLHAKGTTMKDSGWRAVYDGQAMDEEDEDDDSSETGSASLPVLHEGESVTVKRCRIQGGRTQPPKRYSEAALLTQMEKHGLGTPATRADIIEKLVSSDTIERQGNLLHPTGKGKQLIELAPSDLRSPDLTAKWEAELERIARGQGKPGPFLEGIREMAEGLVAGVKNSDATYKPHNVSNSHCPDCGTRLLEKKTGRGLMLVCPSEDCGYRRSGEKRLSNRRCPQCRKKMELKEGKAGRYVQCLPCGITETLSNNDPKRMTKREEKRLVSQYTKQQESIGSNLGELLKAAMENKNRK
- a CDS encoding ketoacyl-ACP synthase III; translation: MTTESKSRITAIGTYVPEKILTNEDLEKMVETNDEWIVQRTGIQKRHIAADDEFTSDLCIQAVKQLRDTYNVSLEDVDLILVATSTPDYPFPSVACKIQEHFAVASTGAVDLNATCAGFSYALHMANGLITSGLHRKVLVVAGETMSKITDYNDRSTCILFGDGAGAVLVERSDAEAGCFEAFVMGTQGAGGISVYRSGLSRMMNGQALDGHGKIVQNGREVFKWAVRTVTAGIEQLLEQANVSREQIDWFIPHSANLRMIESICEKANIPLGKTLQSVQHMGNTSSASIPLALQAGIDSGQLKTGDRLLIYGFGSGLTHAGLVVRWGVSAI